In the genome of Bremerella sp. P1, the window CACGGTGCCGTCGTCATTGCGGCCATCACCAGTTGCACCAACACCAGCAACCCTAGCGTGATGCTGGCCGCTGGCCTCTTGGCGAAGAAGGCCGTCGAAAAGGGTCTGGCGGTTAAGCCATACGTGAAGACCAGCCTCGCGCCTGGTTCCCGCGTGGTGACCGACTACCTGAACAAAGCCGAACTGATGGACGACCTCGAGAAGCTCGGCTTCAACCTGGTTGGCTACGGCTGCACCACGTGCATCGGTAACAGCGGTCCGCTGCCGGAACCGGTTGCCGCTGCCGTCACCAAGGGCTCGCTCGTGGCTTCCGCCGTGCTCAGCGGTAACCGTAACTTCGAAGGTCGTGTGAACCCGCACGTCAAAGCGAACTACCTGGCCAGCCCACCGCTGGTCGTGGCGTACGCGTTGGCCGGCACGGTCGACATCGACCTGGACAACGACCCGATCGGCACCACCGCCGACGGAGAAGCGGTCTACCTGAAGGACATCTGGCCATCCAACGAAGAGATTGCCGAAACGGTCGAAAAGGCGATCACGCCAGAGATGTTCCGCGAACGTTACAACAGCGCTTACGAGTCGAATCCAAACTGGAACGCGATCAGCGTGGCCGACTCGGAACTGTACACGTGGGACGGCAGCAGCACCTACATTCAAGAGCCACCTTTCCTGGACGACGTCAAGGAATCGGTCGACCCAATCGAGTCGATCACCGGTGCTCGCGTGTTGGCGCTCTTGGGTGATTCGGTCACGACCGACCACATCTCGCCTGCAGGTGCAATCGCCAAGGACAGCCCAGCTGGCAAGTACCTGATGGAAAATGGCGTCGACCCGGTCGACTTCAACAGCTATGGTTCCCGCCGTGGTAACGACCGCGTTATGCATCGTGGTACGTTCGCCAACATTCGTATCCGTAACCGCCTGACTCCTGAAAAGGAAGGTGGCTGGACGAAGTGCTTCAAGACCGGTGAAACGATGCCGATCTTCGATGCTGCCGAGATCTACAAGGAAGATGCCACGCCGCTGGTAGTGATCGCCGGTAAAGAATACGGCACCGGCAGCTCGCGTGACTGGGCCGCCAAGGGCACGTTCATGCTGGGCGTCAAAGCGGTCATCGCTTCCAGCTTCGAACGTATCCACCGCAGCAACCTGATCGGGATGGGCGTGTTGCCGCTGGAATTCCCCAACGACGCTTCGTGGGAATCGCTCGGCCTGACCGGCGAAGAGACCTACGACATTTACCTGCCGGAAGATCTCAAGCCGCTGCAGAAGGTCACCGTTTCGGCCAAGAGCGCTGACGGCGAAGTCACCACCTTCGACGCCACGGTCCGCATCGACACGCCAGTGGAACTCGATTACTACCGCAACGGTGGTATCCTCCAAACGGTGCTGTTGAAGCTGCTGCAGGAATCGAAGTAAAGCCGAGTTGTCTCGGACGAAATAAGTTCACGCCCTGGAAGAACGCTTCCAGGGCGTTTTCTTTTCTTGCCGATGCAGGGGCTATCCGCGCTCGATCAACCTGGTTCCGCGCATATCTGTATACACGACGATCAAATTCTCTTCTCTTCGTGCTACTGGGGCTTCTTTCTCATCCGTTCTTCTGGAAAACAGCCAGCCGGAAGATTATCGTGATACCAATTCATCCCTAAGTCTTGGCTGCCTGAATTGTCGAGCGACCATTCCCCACCAGGGCAGCGTTCCTTCTGCCAAAGGAAACCTCATGCGACGTGTTGTTTGTACTCTTGCCCTTCTGCTTGTCGCCGCCGCTGGTGCGACTTCTCAGGCCGAAACGATCGAGACCGACGTTTGCGTTTACACCGCAACCCCGTCCGGTATCCTGGCGGCCATCGCGGTGAAGAAGGCCGGCAAAGACGTCGTGATCGTCGAGCCAGGCCGCTGGGTTGGTGGCATGCTTGGGGCAGGCCTCAAGCCGATGCAGGACTGCCCGAACTACAACGCCACCGGCGGCATGACCAAACCGCTGCTGAAAAGCTTGGGACATGGACCTGGCATCCCCGATGGCATGGTGATCGTCCCGGCCATTCGCCAGGACTTTCAGCATCTATTGGACGAGCACGAGATTAAGGTTATCCACGAACACCGCGTCGCCTCGTGCACAACAAGCGATTCCGCAATTCAGTCTGCTACGTTCGACCTGGCGCCTTTCGATAAGCTGGGCTGCCCACCGGTCGAGCCAACCAAGCCAGGCAACCTGCAGGTCAGCGCCCAGATCTTCATCGATGCCAGCTACGAAGGGGATCTCCTCGCGGCGGCTGGGTGCTCGTATCGCACCGGCCGTGAGTCGGTTGAGCAGTTCGACGAAGAGGCCGCTGGCGTGCGGGTGCCGGTCGTGAAGACGCCCATCGATCCCTACGTGACGCCAGGTGATCCCAACAGTGGCCTATTGAATTTGCTGCAAGTCGATCATGGCAAACCGGTCGGCTCGGCAGACGAGTACACCCAGGCCTACAACTACCGCTACTACACGACCAACAAACCCGAGCATCGCCTGCCGATCGAAGCCCCGGAAGGGTACTCAGCCCAAGACTACGAACTGGTCGGGCGTTACGTCGCCTACCTGACCGAAACGATCGAAGACCAGGAAGCCCTTCGCAAGAAGCTGATTGGAATCTGTCCTGGGTGGAAGAACTCTGGCGAATGGAACTACCAGCGTGACTCGCTGATCACCATGGCTCCGCTGGGCATCAGCCAAGACTATGCCAGCGGCGATGCCGCCACCAAGGCCCGCGTCTGGAAGGCCCATCAGAATTACCTGCGTGGGCTGTACCAGTTCATGCGAACCGACGAGCGCATTCCCGATTGGTACCGAGAAGAAGTCGGTCAGCTCGGTCTCGATGGTCGCTATCATGAAGAGACCGGCGGCTGGCCGCATCAACTCTACATTCGCGTCTCGCGCCGCCTGAAAGCGGAATACACGATCACCGCCCACGATGTCTACAACCGCACCCAGGTAGACGTACCGGTGGGCCTCGCCCAGTACGGGATCGACACTTATCCCTCGCGGCGGATCGTGATTCAGGAAGAGGGCAAGACCTTGGTCGCCAACGAAGGAAACATGTTCGTCGGCGGCAACCGCGGCCCGACCAACGTTCCCTACGCCGTCCCTTATGCAGCGATCACGCCCAAACAGGCCGAGTGCACGAACCTGCTGGTGCCGGTTTGCTTTTCCGCAACCCACTTAGGCTACGCATCGGCACGCATGGAGCCGGTCTTCATGATCTGCGGCGAGTCCGCCGGTATCGCCGCCGTGCAGGCCATCGAGGAGAACGTCCCTGTCCAGGACATCAACAAGCCGAAGTACTTGGCCGCCTTGGAAAGGGCAGGGCAGAAGCTTACCTGGGACCCAGCCGTCGACACCCCAACCCGCCCGGCCGCGAACCGGCTCGACTACGCCCGCCTCTTGAAAGAGTGCGACGAGAACAACGACAAGCTGGTCAGCCAGGCCGAATGGAACGCCGGCAAGAGCGGCTGGGAGTTCCTCTTCCTGTTCATCGACAACGACAAGAACGGGCAGATCGACGAGAAGGAATACGACCAGTTCCAGCAGTTCAAGAAACAGCACCCCGACTGGGCCGAGCGGGTCCGAAAGTCGTAGCATCTACCTTGTCTCCGGGTCTGTTAACGAGACGAAGACACTGTGTCACTTGTTCGCAACCCCTCTGATCGAGGCGGGCTAAGACATCCGCACGGTACAGGAACTCCTTGGTCACAGAGACGTTCGCACGACAATGATCTACACACACGTCTTGAACCGAGGCGGCCGTGGCGTCCGCAGCCCGGCTGACGGTCTGACTCGTGGTCACGGTGAGTGATATGATGAAACATCCTATCACGCAGCGAACGTCTTGAAAAAGATGCAACCACCGAGTACGAATAGACTTGCAACGATTGGCGTCCCGCAAGTTAGGCTGACAAGGTTGCAGCCTACACGTGATACGCTGATCATCCTATAAACAAGTTATGCCGTAACTATCGATGCCGCTATGAGCACTCCCTCGAAGAATTACTCCGGCACGTGGACGACTAATTACCCAAGCGGGCGCGTTGCGGAGGAAACAGAGTATCGACGAGGGAAGTGGCACGGATCTCGGATCACACGATATGACAACTCCGAAAACTCGCTGAAGGCCGAAGAGTATTGGAACAGCAATAAGCGAAGCGGTGATTGGAAGACTTGGTTCGAAACACCGCCCAACCAACTCCGCTCCACAGCATCATGGAAAAACGGTTTGCCCAATGGCACAACCACTCACTGGCACGCAAACGGCAAGAAGAAAAGTGAATGCCAGTATTCGAACGGGATCCATGTCGGTGATCACCAGCATTGGAATGATGCAGGGCTGATCATAAAGATTGAGCACTGGCAGTCTGGCAACATCACATCCGTAGAGCACTTCCAGAACGAAGAGGTCACTCAAGTCGACATTTACAAGCACAACGAAGTCGTAAAGGTCCAACACTTGAAAGATGGAGTCGTGTGTCAAGAGGAAGATCCGCGGCAACGAGATGAACTGGCGTGCCAACTGACAATTGTCGGTGTCTATCCGGTGGTCCCAACGGCGGAGTCCATCGCACAGGCAGCCCAATACCACAAGTATGAGCACCTTCTTGACGCGAATGGATCGTTCCAAGAACCCATCGTATGGGCCAATAACAATGATCTATGTTTGGTCGAAGTTCAGATCGACGGCGATTTTTCGCCAAGGGCTTTGATCCGTTCAATCGGTGCAAATGATCAAGCGCCGTATCTGGAGTTTTACATTGATGCGGCTGGCACAACGCTCATTTCAGAGTCTGTGGCGGTCTCGACACCGAAACGCCGCGTCTGTTTTTTCCTTCACTTCTTGGCGGACAACGTAGTCATCAAGTCAGGAAACGATTCGTTGAATACTCCCGCTCGTGGTCCGGTTCCCGAGCGTCTAGCTTCGTTCGTACATTATGTGCCTGTAGACTGATGGTGCCGTGCACCCAATTCACGGCATAACTAGTGGCTGAACCGGAGCGGCCGGTCCGGCGGAGTCAAGTGGAAAGCTGATCGGCGGCCGCCCGGTTAGCCTGATCGTTATCCCACATAGGAGCTGCCGCCATCACCATCGTCTACGTTGACATGGACGACGTCTTGTGTGCTTACACACCCGCACATTCCCGTGCGCTAGACGATCAGCCCGGCGTTCAATTCCCGCAGTCCGTACCGGGGTTCTTCCGATCACTCGCTCCTATTGATGGCGCGATTGCTTCACTAAACGAACTGCGTGACCTGTTTGACGTTTACGTTCTAACTGCACCTTCCACACGCAATCCGCATTCATACTCTGAAAAACGTATCTGGATCGAAGAGCACTTTGACTACCCGTTCACCAAGAAACTGATTCTTTGTCCAAACAAGGGCTTACTCAAGGGTGACTACCTGGTTGACGACCACGTCACGGGCAAAGGCCAGGATGCGTTCGAAGGAACGTTGATAGAATTTGGTTCGAACGATTTCCCTGATTGGCATGCCGTTTTGACATTCCTAAAGAAGCGTGGGATAACCAACGGATGAACCGGAGTCCTCGCGTTCATCTTGGGCAGTAGTTGCCTTTCCCCTCGGACCCGGTGATTGCGGGACTTTAGGCGGTCACGTGGAATCTGAGGAAATCATTAAGGAATGGATTAGCAGCGATCCTATTCGCATGCGCGCTCTTCGCCTGGCATCAGAATTAAATCTTTCTGACTGGTGCATCGCGGCAGGCTTCGTTGGAAATCTTGTATGGGACAAGCTTCATAAAAAAGAAACATCGACACCGCTCAATGATTTCGATCTTATCTATTTCGATCCACAAAATATTGCGTCAATGAACGATAGGCAGCTCGAGCTGCGACTCAAGAATCTGACGAACCAGCCTTGGTCCGTTAAAAATCAGGCACGCATGCACATTCGAAACAAAGATAGACCCTATACGTCTACCAGCAATGCGATGAGTTACTGGGTCGAAATAGAAACTGCCGTCGGAGTAAAATTGTCCGAAACAGGCGAAATTGAGTTAGTCGCACCATTCGGAATTGAAAACTTGTTTCGAAACACAATCACAATCAATCGAAAGAGAATAAAACCTGCCGACTTCTATAAAAGAATCGAAAGCAAGAATTGGTTAACCCAATGGCCAAAATTGAAAGTGATCGCCTAACAAGCCCATGCAGTCGGACCAAATTGCCGGCTGCTCCGTCAATATGGCCGCTGATGCGGGGCGTTAGGCCACTCGAAAACCCTTTCTGTACCACCGGACACTTGATGTGCGGCCCTGAACGGTCGGCGCTCGTAGCGTGTCGTATCACAATTCTCCATTCATATGAGGCGGTCAAGCAATGTTAACCTTACGTGTCGTCGTGCTGTGTCTTACGCTCTGTGTGGTCCTGAAGTGTCAATCACAGGTGCTAGCCGCGAACCCCCGCGCGGAAGCGGCGGAGGCCGCATACAAGAAGGCGATAGACGACGCTCGGAATATCTACATTGGTGAACTCGACGCGGCCATCAAGGAGGAAGGGGCTGACGGAAACCTTGAAGAAGCCAACAAGTTGGCGGACATGAAGGAATCGCTTCTACTGGAAGCGAAGCTCGGGGACAGCGATCCTGCATTCGTAACGTCAAAGCGACTCGAGAACACAAGGTGGGGCACCCGAGCGAACCCCAAGGGTTTCATCAAGTTCCTTTCCAACAACAAGACACAGAATCACCTGAAAACTGGGGGAGTGTGGATCGCCTCCGACGAATCTACCGTGATCACTCAGAGCCGGAACAGTGGTCATATTTACTTGTTTCAATTCTCGAAGGACCTCAAGACGGCAACAGTGCATCGATTCGAGAACGCGAAGCAACCGGAGGCATATTTCAGAAAGTAAAATGCTAAGGGAACGCGAGGTGGTGGCCGAACGAGTCGTCGAACGGGAACAGGGATGGCGACGGGCGATCTCTTGAACTCTTCGAGGCATCACCCACCGCAATCCCGCCCCGTTAACTCAGTCAATATGCCATGAATAATCCAGTGCATCGACAACGTCTCAACGATGCGTTTTGCTCTACGAATCCGTCAGATGAGCTTTTCCATTTGGCAATTTCATTGCGGGACGAAGGAGTCCAGCAGATCACGCTCTATTCGTTGTTCTCAAGCCTTCAGGTCGCGACCCCAGGAGACGATCCTCGATATGATGCGATCGTGGATACGATGGACTTGATTTATGGGGGACCTTGGGCGAAGGGCAACGCTCTTTTCCCGACGGAGCTTACGGATGACCAAATCCGCGAGCTTAGGAAAGAGGCATGACAAGGCGTCGTACACGGAACCGCGGTCCGCGCGGGTTCTGAAATTAAAGTCGTTCGCCGCGCCCCAAGAGCGTTAGACAGGAGCCGCCTATCACGCACGAACAAGCGTGACAATTGAGCAACCTACAGCTAGAATTCGACGTAGGAGAATCAACTGCCTGCGTGCTAGGCCGCACATTTGCAGCCTACAGGTAATAGGCAGAAACTTTCTATGAACAAGTTAGCAATCAGCACCATCGCCTATGTCTACTAAATCAGCCGCCACAATTCTCATCGTCCTGTCCTGTTTCACGGTCGTGAATGCTGTCGCAGCGCAAGACAAGGCAACAACCATCGGATTGATAGGTGACTCCACCGTTGCGACGAC includes:
- the acnA gene encoding aconitate hydratase AcnA: MTAKFDPFGARDVFSTSEGDLGIYRIRKLQEAGLGDIDKLPFSIRVLLESVLRNCDGYIVSEDDVKTLAGWKAESPAPSEIPFMPARVVLQDFTGVPCVVDLAAMRSAMQRLGGDPAKINPLIPVDLVIDHSVQVDKFGTEQALDENVALEFKRNKERYEFLRWGQKSLKNFQAIPPNVGIVHQVNLEYLAKGVFVREDEKGKVCLPDSLVGTDSHTTMINGLGVVGWGVGGIEAEAVMLGQPIYMLTPQVVGFELTGKLGPGVTATDMVLTITEILRKQGVVGKFVEFFGPGVSHMSLADRATIANMAPEYGATMGFFPVDSETLNYMRRTGRTDAEVERVERYTKEQGLFRTDDMTPSYTSLVRLDLSTVEPSLAGPKRPQDRVPLASMQSEFKKSLVTSPNERGFGLGEGDLARTATVEDNGKSADIGHGAVVIAAITSCTNTSNPSVMLAAGLLAKKAVEKGLAVKPYVKTSLAPGSRVVTDYLNKAELMDDLEKLGFNLVGYGCTTCIGNSGPLPEPVAAAVTKGSLVASAVLSGNRNFEGRVNPHVKANYLASPPLVVAYALAGTVDIDLDNDPIGTTADGEAVYLKDIWPSNEEIAETVEKAITPEMFRERYNSAYESNPNWNAISVADSELYTWDGSSTYIQEPPFLDDVKESVDPIESITGARVLALLGDSVTTDHISPAGAIAKDSPAGKYLMENGVDPVDFNSYGSRRGNDRVMHRGTFANIRIRNRLTPEKEGGWTKCFKTGETMPIFDAAEIYKEDATPLVVIAGKEYGTGSSRDWAAKGTFMLGVKAVIASSFERIHRSNLIGMGVLPLEFPNDASWESLGLTGEETYDIYLPEDLKPLQKVTVSAKSADGEVTTFDATVRIDTPVELDYYRNGGILQTVLLKLLQESK
- a CDS encoding FAD-dependent oxidoreductase; the encoded protein is MRRVVCTLALLLVAAAGATSQAETIETDVCVYTATPSGILAAIAVKKAGKDVVIVEPGRWVGGMLGAGLKPMQDCPNYNATGGMTKPLLKSLGHGPGIPDGMVIVPAIRQDFQHLLDEHEIKVIHEHRVASCTTSDSAIQSATFDLAPFDKLGCPPVEPTKPGNLQVSAQIFIDASYEGDLLAAAGCSYRTGRESVEQFDEEAAGVRVPVVKTPIDPYVTPGDPNSGLLNLLQVDHGKPVGSADEYTQAYNYRYYTTNKPEHRLPIEAPEGYSAQDYELVGRYVAYLTETIEDQEALRKKLIGICPGWKNSGEWNYQRDSLITMAPLGISQDYASGDAATKARVWKAHQNYLRGLYQFMRTDERIPDWYREEVGQLGLDGRYHEETGGWPHQLYIRVSRRLKAEYTITAHDVYNRTQVDVPVGLAQYGIDTYPSRRIVIQEEGKTLVANEGNMFVGGNRGPTNVPYAVPYAAITPKQAECTNLLVPVCFSATHLGYASARMEPVFMICGESAGIAAVQAIEENVPVQDINKPKYLAALERAGQKLTWDPAVDTPTRPAANRLDYARLLKECDENNDKLVSQAEWNAGKSGWEFLFLFIDNDKNGQIDEKEYDQFQQFKKQHPDWAERVRKS
- a CDS encoding toxin-antitoxin system YwqK family antitoxin — its product is MSTPSKNYSGTWTTNYPSGRVAEETEYRRGKWHGSRITRYDNSENSLKAEEYWNSNKRSGDWKTWFETPPNQLRSTASWKNGLPNGTTTHWHANGKKKSECQYSNGIHVGDHQHWNDAGLIIKIEHWQSGNITSVEHFQNEEVTQVDIYKHNEVVKVQHLKDGVVCQEEDPRQRDELACQLTIVGVYPVVPTAESIAQAAQYHKYEHLLDANGSFQEPIVWANNNDLCLVEVQIDGDFSPRALIRSIGANDQAPYLEFYIDAAGTTLISESVAVSTPKRRVCFFLHFLADNVVIKSGNDSLNTPARGPVPERLASFVHYVPVD
- a CDS encoding 5' nucleotidase, NT5C type; translated protein: MDDVLCAYTPAHSRALDDQPGVQFPQSVPGFFRSLAPIDGAIASLNELRDLFDVYVLTAPSTRNPHSYSEKRIWIEEHFDYPFTKKLILCPNKGLLKGDYLVDDHVTGKGQDAFEGTLIEFGSNDFPDWHAVLTFLKKRGITNG
- a CDS encoding nucleotidyltransferase family protein; amino-acid sequence: MESEEIIKEWISSDPIRMRALRLASELNLSDWCIAAGFVGNLVWDKLHKKETSTPLNDFDLIYFDPQNIASMNDRQLELRLKNLTNQPWSVKNQARMHIRNKDRPYTSTSNAMSYWVEIETAVGVKLSETGEIELVAPFGIENLFRNTITINRKRIKPADFYKRIESKNWLTQWPKLKVIA